A stretch of DNA from Plasmodium brasilianum strain Bolivian I chromosome 3, whole genome shotgun sequence:
TATCTCTCCCATAATGCTCTATACCTATATTTCTTTGTAATTGTTATAGAATTTGTGATACGAATTCATGTATGTATTGTTCTTTAGTTTTCTATAGTTTTTcttacttaatttttattttagaactatattttaatttaactcttctttataatgtaaaatgaTTCAGCTATAATTAAGAAAGATTATCACAATATGAATTTCACAGAGGTTCATATTCTTTTCATGATGTCGGTTATGCAAATTTACTtctgtaaatatttaaaagaaattcaAGAAATTATTTCGTACTTTCTCCGTTTATAATTTctctaatatttttcttttatagtTTGCATATAATTAACCATGTCCCAATTGAAAtgtatcattaaaaaaaaaaaggacaatTAGGTCTATATTGGTGCAAGTACAAAACTTCGAGGGGTCATGTAATTTTTtcgtataatataaattttaagatataatttataattcttttaagacgttttaaattttgaatattaattgtaatacatatattgtataaacactaatgaatataaaaacatttttctatctatctttttgtttttttaaaattattgtaaatatctaaattttcttatttgtgtaaatataataataaaactttCCTTTTAGATGAAAAAGTACTTGACATATaactttaattatatatcaataaaattatgctATGTTGTTTCCTCCATTAATTGTAGtaataaacaatttttttagactctttaattatatgtacatatgtcacatttatatatcaaataattGAGAGTGAATTATTATCAAAAAGTTATTACACCttgagaaataaaaaattttatgctgtataaaatgtgtttattaatacatatgcatTTTAATTATAGTATATCCTATTTCAAAAACGATCTACATgttgtacataaaaaatttcaccTATTtcaatatgtgtatataataggaagtaaaatttcattttatttttatataacatttgTTTTCCTTCAATAAGGGAAGTTCTTAGATCTAACGTCATGTTATACGAAAATTTAAACGAAACGAATACAACGAACTACggtgaaaaaagaaaagaattctcaaaatataaaaatagttacCTAATCTAcatgagtatatataaataaagcgGAACGTGAATATTTTAACTtatttaacataatatatatatagttacaaatttagataaaaaaataattaatacggcttaaataatgtatattaacttttcaaaatacatttataacaCTCCATATGTCTTTCGAGGATAATTGAATaattatcaaaaatataattatgttgtgaaatatattaattcgcgttgatattaaattttatttctattctATCTAAAAGttctataaatttataaaagttaagttaaaaataaataaaataactataaaaaataactcTTATATTACCTTcgtagttttatttttacaattaaaacTTCTTAAATGTGTGCACATATTAAGTTTTGTTCTACAAAACAATTACCTCTCAATCTTATTGTAgcctttttaatattttcacaGTTCAAtcaaatacattttaattaaaattttaaaaatgaaaagaagctaaaaattgtttttactgttaatataaatttatacatatgtatgtgtatgtatatttatttatatatctttgATTTTTGTTCtctaactttttaaaaagcgTTCCATTTAAATAGTGATAtgttttatgaatataattgTTACTGCTAGtcctattttgtttttatgttatacaattttttggaattttcattttttttattttttttcccattcaataaataattaacattatattatattataactcTTATGAGTAATccttaaaaacattttttcgtctttcttttaattcttgCAATTTCGTTAAAAAACCTATATTGTCAAAAATTTTAGAACTAGTGTATATACCTTAaaatcattttaaatataaaaatatacagttaaaaacaaaataaatacgttaaaataattttctcatGCTTTATAATGccttaaaattaatatataactatatataatttaaaaccCACATTTtccaatatattttttatgctaaacaatttttttatgataaaaagaatttataatttaaaaaattttcttttcattttttaggCCTGAACAccgatataaaatatttatggtTAAATGTTATACAGATAATGTTTTCTAATTGTTATTGATAaggtaattatatttttacattattagaTATAATTTACTACAAAAATATGACTTTTCCAACGATACATAactgtattatattaattatataaatataaatattacatgtacatgtaattttaattaaatattttattttcccctCAATTTTGTTTCATTCAGATATAACGTAAAAACGctcatttaataatataaatggaatttttaattattttattataaaatatttcaaaatggTGGAACTTCAATAGTTAATTTttatctataatttttttagattaCCAACAAATAATTAACCAATGTGTTAATTTCATGTTGACATTCATAGTGAACACATATATTCTAATTGTTCCAAATAAAATGATGTGGTAAAATGcgtaatattattaacattttttttttttaattactatttctttattatttttctgtagttttttttttttttttcttttttactgtTAAGCATATTTATTTCGAGTACGTAAATTCATCTctaattataaaagaaaaaatatagatgCACTTATATGTgggtttttttattatactcgtatttgttttataaccTAGAAATGATTCAACATAAAGAtgtaatttttcaatatataattattatatatattatttaatttttgatatataattataaaaaatattgccTATTTAAtgctaatattttattttagtatttCTCATACgtgtttattttaaaacacatgtataaatatattaataacatacataataatatatatattaaaatacatatttatattagattccaatataaaaatatcacaaaaattatacttttaattgtaaaattattacagttcttttttatatgtaaatatatatgtaaaataatatatatatacttataaattattgttataataattattataataataaatataaatactagaattattataatatgcCACTATAATTGTTTGATCCATATTAAAactaacataattttttaattaaactttaaaaatatttcttgggcattttctaaaaattcattaatttctcttaagttcttttatatttcattaattattttttttcttttaaaaaataaaaattataatattttataaaatttttcatttaaattttttatataatagaatttaagagtttttgttatttttctttaaataaatatacaaaataattttataatattttgtacatGGTAAATTATTTCACGTAGATATATTTTGTGAGTATTTTAGTTCAATATTTTAAGCTCAAAAAAAGTAccattatttaattctttaaaattactttatttttattttagtgaAATAGAaactaataataaagaaatattatgatataatatatagtttatgctatatgtaaaaaaaataaatgagaaggttaaaaaataattaattacaaaaaatatagatattaaaaagaattatcccaagataaaaagaataaacatGTTTCGTTTTTATGTgaaactttttataattacctTTTTTGCTTGGAACTGCCAAAAAtctaataatgtaaataaaataaaacattatcaatatacatatatataaatatgtatgtgtatatagaATTGTAGAGtactttatttatgtaattttccgtttaaaaatagtattagTTTTACAATTAGCACGAAAATAACCTTTTTATTGGATATTTAGTgtttcaaatatacatatgttttattttcatttttagaGTACATTTAATGAGTTATGGAATGAACAATACATTGCtcagaatatttttaaaattaaaacccAAAGGATTTTAACAGCGTATGAGACATTAAATAGTAGTCCTCAGCAAAATCTGTATTCATTAAGTGATATGGAAGATGAATACAgacaagaaaaaatagatgaGTTACTCAATTATTATAAgacatatttaaatatatatcccGACCTTAACACCAATgacaaaattattaaattaaaagatacCTCTTCACAACGTGAACGAGGTAACAGTGTTAATGGAAAGGATAATGTATTACAGATTGATTCATATGATGAACCAGATATGAGTTTTGAAGAAGTTTTGGATATTGATGAGGCGGATTACCATGAAGATTTAGAATTTcttgataatttttatgagcTTGACAGGAATGGAAATGtagaagtatatataaaaccgGATACAGTTAATGAAGGGATAttcaatattaataataatatagaagATATAAACGATTATAAACAGAAAGGTATAGGTTTTGGCGATAATTTTTTGgaatcttttaaaaattttaaaaggaaatattataaattttttaaatatgctTTACTTTTAACACCATTAGGTCTATTATTAACTTCCTTAACAATGTCCCTATCAGGACCAAATCATTATATAACTACAGGAGTTGTGGCATTAGCAATAATTGCATCGTTAGCACAATAGAACATCATATTTACTGCGTGttcacataaataaaaagtaatacaaaggggtaataaaattatgtatatatatttatttatttttattatatgaatttcTTCTTACTTTAAGcgatttaaataaatttctgTTACTTTTTATATCGAAGGAAATATTTCAACCTAAAACATTACCTATATATAGCATAAATCATATAATGTTACGGTTATTatactaaaaaatttatatattcattggaataaatatatttatataatttataagcTTCTTGTATTCCCCATCATAAATTTATACTGTATTAACTAGTCACCATAAACGCAGACattatacgtgtatatacgtatatgtatatatatatatatatatatgtgacatattttttatttttttttttttaaatattaatgttttCAACCCTCATTAACAAGAAATTAGTT
This window harbors:
- a CDS encoding hypothetical protein (Plasmodium exported protein) translates to MFRFYVKLFIITFFAWNCQKSNNSTFNELWNEQYIAQNIFKIKTQRILTAYETLNSSPQQNLYSLSDMEDEYRQEKIDELLNYYKTYLNIYPDLNTNDKIIKLKDTSSQRERGNSVNGKDNVLQIDSYDEPDMSFEEVLDIDEADYHEDLEFLDNFYELDRNGNVEVYIKPDTVNEGIFNINNNIEDINDYKQKGIGFGDNFLESFKNFKRKYYKFFKYALLLTPLGLLLTSLTMSLSGPNHYITTGVVALAIIASLAQ